CAAAGCGGTGTCAATGCCCTTATTTTTTTCTTTAGGATATTTAAACAAAAACACATAAAAGGATGATTTTTCCTGTGAATAATGGTACTGTAATATATTTTATGCAAGATGTAAAAAGCGGCTTTCCCCGTTTGTTCGAAAATAAATATAAAGGCATTATCCTTACAACGCTGGCAGCAGTTTTATTTGGAATAACTCCCATGCTGGCATCTTTTTCTTATAGTATGGGAGGCACGCCTGAAACGGTGACATTTTTCCGGAATGTTTTCGCCATTCCTGCTTTATTGCTGACACTTTGTTTGAAAAAGATACCACTTTCGCTGCCTTGGGCGGTATTGCGCAGTATCGCTCTATTGGGGATAATCGGTGGAGGCATAACGATCCTTTTACTCTATATGTCTTATCCGTATATAGGTATTGGGACCGCTACAACTTTACATTTTTTATATCCGGTATTTGTTTGCCTTATCTGCCGTATCTTTTTTAAAGAACGTTTGGGCCGGCAGAAAATGATTGTGTTGCTGATTGCCGGGGCCGGAATTTTATTTTTTTTGGATATTAAGGAAATCACACATATAACCGGTCTTGTGATAGCAGGGATTTCAGGTTTAACATTTGCAATATATATGGTTGGCATGGAAAAGAAAAAAATTGTTGAACTGAACTCTTTAGTGATTACACTTTATCTGGCTATTTCGGTGTCGGTTTTTATGCTGCTATATAATATTCCAACCGGAAAGATTGTACTGCTTTTACCGCTTAAAGCTTATTTCTACATGTTTATTCTTGCCAATTTAGCCTCATTTCTTGCAATACTGCTGTTGCAATTGGGAATCAAATATCTGGGGGCTTCTACAGCGTCGATTTTTTGCCTGTTTGAGCCTGTAACCAGTCTAATTTGCGGGGGATTCTTTTTAAAAGAAGCAATTACTATTGAAAAAATCATCGGGTGCATCCTGATTTCTTCTGCGGTTATCCTTCTTGCAACAGATAAATCAAATAATTCATTGTGCAAAATTTATGAGTCAACGGACTAAAGATGATCT
The window above is part of the Acetonema longum DSM 6540 genome. Proteins encoded here:
- a CDS encoding DMT family transporter, with product MNNGTVIYFMQDVKSGFPRLFENKYKGIILTTLAAVLFGITPMLASFSYSMGGTPETVTFFRNVFAIPALLLTLCLKKIPLSLPWAVLRSIALLGIIGGGITILLLYMSYPYIGIGTATTLHFLYPVFVCLICRIFFKERLGRQKMIVLLIAGAGILFFLDIKEITHITGLVIAGISGLTFAIYMVGMEKKKIVELNSLVITLYLAISVSVFMLLYNIPTGKIVLLLPLKAYFYMFILANLASFLAILLLQLGIKYLGASTASIFCLFEPVTSLICGGFFLKEAITIEKIIGCILISSAVILLATDKSNNSLCKIYESTD